From the genome of Candidatus Competibacteraceae bacterium:
TGAGGGGCATCATTACGAGACCTGCCTGGTCCGGACCAGCGACTGCGATCCGGCCTGTATCGAGAGCAAGGAATGCCGAATGCCCAATCCCAATTTTCTCAATCTGGGGCGAGTGTTTCCCGGTATCGAAACCCTGCGGATCACTCGCCCGGAGCAGATCCGGGCGGGCATCGAGCGGGCGCTGGCGCATGAGGGTCCCTGCGTGGTCGATGTCTGGGTCGAACGGACCGAGGATGTCAAACCGATGATCCCACCCGGCGGGACCCTGGCCGATATCATCCACGATCTCGACGGCGGCGGGTGAATTCGATGAGTCAGGGCGTTGGAACGGATACCGATCCCCTGATCGCCGCTATGCGAGGGTTCAGGGGCCGGGTCGTGAGGGCATGGAAAGGGAAGGGAAGGGAGCTTAAGCGCCGGCGGCGATCTGCTGTTGTATGGTTTCCACTATCCCCTCGCTGGTGGGGGAATCGACGATGAGCAACAATCCTTTTTGGCGGTAGAACTCGATCAGCGGGGCAGTCTTTTCCAAATAGGTGTCGAGGCGCTTGCCGATGGCTTCGTCGGTCTCGTCTTCGCGCTGCACCACCGGACTGCCGCACTTGTCGCAGACCCCCGCCACCTTGGGCGGGTTGCTCCTGATGTTGTAAATGGCTTGGCAACTGGTATTGGAGCAGGTGCGGCGAGTGGTCAGGCGCTGGAGGATCTCCTCGCGCGGCACTTCGATATTGGCCACGACATCCAGCTTGATCCCTAATTTGTTCAGCAGCACCTTCAGCGCCTCGGCCTGCGGGATGGTGCGCGGGAAACCGTCCAGCAGAAAGCCTTTGGCGCAATCGGGTTCCTGTAAGCGCTTTTCCATGATGCCCATGATCAGATCGTCCGGCACCAGGTCACCGGCTTTCATGTAAGCGTCTGCTTGCTTACCCAACTCCGTGCCAGCCTGTACCGCGCTACGCAGGATATCGCCGGTGGAGATCTGCACCGAGCCATCGATCTGCGTCAGCAGCTTGGCCACGGTGCCCTTGCCGGCGCCCGGGGCGCCCAACAGAAT
Proteins encoded in this window:
- a CDS encoding adenylate kinase, whose amino-acid sequence is MRLILLGAPGAGKGTVAKLLTQIDGSVQISTGDILRSAVQAGTELGKQADAYMKAGDLVPDDLIMGIMEKRLQEPDCAKGFLLDGFPRTIPQAEALKVLLNKLGIKLDVVANIEVPREEILQRLTTRRTCSNTSCQAIYNIRSNPPKVAGVCDKCGSPVVQREDETDEAIGKRLDTYLEKTAPLIEFYRQKGLLLIVDSPTSEGIVETIQQQIAAGA